One genomic region from Candidatus Bathyarchaeota archaeon encodes:
- a CDS encoding winged helix-turn-helix transcriptional regulator: MNQEKNVGSVNLEDILSSRGRVRILKILVGVGELNISEIARRAALNYTTTNQHLNALVKAGLIQEKDFGKIRIFRFREENQRAQAIKQLVNFWESNKTCR; this comes from the coding sequence ATGAATCAAGAAAAAAATGTGGGTTCAGTAAATCTCGAAGATATTTTATCGTCGAGGGGACGCGTGAGAATTCTAAAAATCTTAGTTGGGGTCGGTGAATTGAATATCTCCGAGATCGCACGAAGGGCTGCGCTGAACTACACCACTACTAATCAACACCTTAACGCCTTGGTGAAAGCAGGGCTCATTCAAGAAAAAGACTTCGGCAAGATCAGGATTTTTCGTTTCAGGGAAGAAAACCAGCGAGCTCAAGCAATTAAACAACTTGTTAACTTTTGGGAAAGTAATAAGACCTGTCGGTAA
- the moaC gene encoding cyclic pyranopterin monophosphate synthase MoaC has protein sequence MVDVSKKPEVYRMASAIGVIKLKPSTVERIKSGKVEKGDPIATAKVAGILAAKNTSGLIPLCHPIPITNVEISAKVLDSSVEISSTVKAVAKTGVEMEALVATATALLTIWDMVKPYEKDEQGQYPFTTIHDIRVVKKVKGKTT, from the coding sequence ATGGTGGACGTTTCTAAGAAACCGGAAGTATATCGTATGGCTTCGGCAATTGGTGTGATTAAGCTCAAGCCGAGTACGGTTGAACGTATCAAAAGCGGTAAGGTTGAAAAAGGCGATCCAATTGCAACTGCGAAAGTTGCTGGGATATTAGCGGCGAAAAATACAAGTGGTTTGATTCCACTTTGTCACCCGATTCCAATTACTAATGTTGAAATCAGCGCAAAAGTCCTTGATAGTTCCGTGGAGATCTCCTCGACGGTTAAGGCAGTGGCTAAAACAGGGGTGGAAATGGAGGCTCTTGTAGCGACGGCAACGGCGCTTCTAACGATTTGGGATATGGTTAAACCTTACGAAAAAGATGAGCAGGGGCAATATCCATTTACAACTATTCATGATATTAGAGTTGTTAAAAAAGTTAAGGGGAAAACAACTTGA
- a CDS encoding MogA/MoaB family molybdenum cofactor biosynthesis protein, with product MKHKIEAPAKLNFAIITCSTSRHQRLQQGESASDPSGDIIVKLLDQAGHKVAFRRIVPDDRALITEAVKDALSRKEIDAVITCGGTGIAPTDITVETVRELLEKELPGFGEILRRISYDQIGSSAVLTRALAGTIEGKAVFCLPGSPQAVETALKYLIIPESGHIIKHAREKA from the coding sequence ATGAAACATAAGATAGAGGCGCCTGCTAAATTAAACTTTGCAATTATTACTTGTAGCACTTCACGTCATCAAAGATTACAGCAGGGGGAGTCTGCCTCCGATCCATCCGGAGATATTATAGTTAAACTATTGGATCAGGCAGGTCATAAGGTCGCATTTAGAAGGATTGTTCCTGATGATCGAGCATTAATAACCGAAGCAGTTAAAGATGCTTTATCGCGAAAAGAAATTGATGCAGTTATTACATGCGGTGGAACAGGCATTGCTCCAACCGATATTACTGTAGAAACAGTTCGAGAGCTTCTGGAAAAGGAGCTACCAGGATTTGGTGAAATTCTAAGGCGAATCAGTTATGATCAAATTGGTTCTTCGGCGGTTTTAACTCGAGCTCTAGCTGGAACTATTGAGGGGAAAGCAGTGTTTTGTCTTCCTGGTTCGCCTCAGGCTGTGGAGACGGCGTTAAAATAT